One segment of Candidatus Thermoplasmatota archaeon DNA contains the following:
- a CDS encoding DUF72 domain-containing protein, with protein sequence MNYYFGCSGWSYNHWVGDFYPSNLDRSDWLVFYSKHFNSVEVNATFYRFPFPNVVKGWYNKTHTGFSFTLKANRQITHVKKLRNIDDLLQIFYKNADLLKEKLGCVLFQFHPSMKKDVKLLEDFVCELDKNKRNAIEFRNVSWYDKDVYKVLEENNVGFCIVSAPRLPDDVVSTADFGYVRFHGKDRWYNYNYSEQELIEWAEKIKKLEVKDVFVYFNNDFNAYAVKNCKRLVEILQ encoded by the coding sequence ATGAACTATTATTTTGGGTGCTCAGGCTGGTCTTATAACCATTGGGTAGGTGATTTCTACCCTAGTAACCTGGATAGAAGTGATTGGCTTGTTTTCTATTCTAAACATTTTAACTCTGTGGAGGTTAACGCTACATTCTACCGTTTTCCTTTTCCGAATGTGGTTAAAGGATGGTATAATAAAACCCATACTGGTTTTAGTTTTACTTTGAAGGCAAACCGGCAGATTACCCATGTGAAGAAACTGAGAAACATTGATGATTTACTACAGATTTTTTATAAAAACGCTGATTTGTTAAAAGAAAAACTAGGATGCGTGTTATTCCAGTTTCATCCCTCTATGAAGAAAGATGTTAAACTCCTAGAAGATTTTGTTTGTGAACTGGATAAAAATAAGAGGAATGCTATAGAGTTCAGAAACGTTTCTTGGTATGATAAAGATGTTTACAAGGTGTTGGAGGAAAACAACGTCGGGTTTTGCATAGTCTCCGCTCCGAGGCTACCCGATGATGTAGTTTCTACTGCTGATTTCGGGTATGTAAGGTTCCATGGTAAAGATAGATGGTACAACTACAACTATAGTGAACAAGAGCTAATTGAGTGGGCTGAGAAGATTAAAAAACTTGAAGTTAAAGATGTTTTTGTCTATTTTAACAACGATTTTAATGCATATGCTGTGAAAAACTGTAAAAGACTAGTTGAGATACTACAATAA
- a CDS encoding methytransferase partner Trm112, with product MKRDLLGILCCPTCKGDLELVVKKEEKREIISGIFSCKKCKCTYPIEDGIPNLLPK from the coding sequence ATGAAACGGGATTTATTGGGTATCCTCTGCTGCCCGACATGCAAGGGTGATTTAGAGCTAGTTGTTAAAAAAGAGGAAAAAAGGGAGATTATTAGTGGGATTTTTAGTTGTAAAAAATGTAAATGTACTTACCCTATAGAAGATGGGATACCAAATCTTTTGCCGAAATAA
- a CDS encoding ATP-dependent DNA helicase — MNLFPYKPRKNQTAIMQTIKNTLVDRGNLVFESGTGSGKTICALTSTLEFAIENNKKIIYTTRTNAQQKQVIIELRAIRKKLKTGKEKVFGVGIQGRANMCILARNDPELSRGTADELSKICSSEKKKARTAGRKKDKGCVYYRNFVVDKEKVENIVGWTKKNLPTAEEFIELCERKKICPYEVNKLLVRDSQLVVVPYVYVFDPMIRNMFFDWLSVSEEDMILVVDEAHNLPDYIRDLFSAQLSTWMLNSCILEAERHGDPSLAGGKVSVSDFCKLLISIINDIRDTYVYEVLENGLRKLPVERNDAFIPSHEFETEVFSRLGITSKTFHDIIGDLIAYGEKIRDYKEKEGSLPRSYLHKLGLFLDFWFSLEIDQYAKLVVDDSDGRNPRIEAFCLDPSVGTDIMKVFHSTIHMSGTLEPLEEYRDSIGLPEDTRLVAYPLPFPLDNRRVFFVRDVTTKYDEIMKDKKIIPRLRKYIVDICNSFSRNTMVFYPSFDILSTFLHDGIKHDIKRGLYVEEQGMSQSELMDIVYDFKQSGYKKTKAAAMFSVIGGRVSEGMDFPAEELEIAVIVGIPYPKPTARQRGLQQYYETKFRKGWEYTVEAPTARKLLQSIGRLIRDENDRGVAVILDRRAPRFKKYIKDLTESKNLIKDIDSFMKK, encoded by the coding sequence ATGAACCTGTTTCCATATAAACCTCGTAAAAACCAGACTGCGATAATGCAGACAATAAAAAACACGTTAGTTGATCGTGGTAACCTTGTTTTTGAGTCAGGTACAGGTTCTGGTAAAACCATTTGTGCACTTACTTCTACGCTTGAGTTTGCTATTGAGAACAACAAAAAAATCATTTATACGACTCGTACAAATGCTCAGCAGAAACAGGTTATAATTGAGCTTAGAGCTATCAGGAAAAAATTAAAAACTGGTAAAGAAAAGGTTTTTGGTGTTGGTATACAGGGGCGGGCAAACATGTGTATTCTTGCTCGTAACGACCCTGAGCTTTCTAGGGGTACCGCTGATGAGCTTTCAAAGATTTGTTCGAGTGAGAAAAAGAAGGCAAGAACAGCTGGTAGGAAAAAAGACAAGGGCTGTGTTTATTATAGGAATTTTGTTGTTGATAAAGAAAAAGTTGAGAACATTGTTGGTTGGACTAAGAAGAATCTTCCAACAGCTGAGGAGTTCATAGAACTTTGTGAAAGGAAAAAGATTTGCCCGTATGAGGTTAACAAGCTTTTGGTTCGTGATTCACAGCTCGTTGTTGTCCCTTATGTTTATGTTTTTGATCCTATGATTCGTAACATGTTTTTTGATTGGTTGTCTGTGTCTGAGGAGGATATGATTCTTGTTGTTGATGAGGCGCATAACCTCCCTGATTATATCCGTGATTTGTTTTCTGCTCAGCTTAGCACATGGATGCTCAACAGTTGTATTTTGGAGGCTGAGAGACATGGTGATCCTTCTCTAGCTGGTGGCAAGGTTTCTGTCTCTGATTTCTGCAAACTACTAATCAGTATCATCAACGATATTAGGGATACTTATGTTTATGAGGTGCTTGAGAACGGTCTTAGGAAACTACCGGTTGAGAGGAATGATGCTTTTATTCCTTCTCATGAGTTTGAGACCGAGGTGTTTTCTAGACTAGGTATAACTAGCAAGACTTTTCATGACATCATCGGTGATCTTATAGCGTATGGTGAGAAGATACGTGATTACAAAGAAAAAGAGGGTAGCCTACCTCGTTCTTATCTTCATAAACTTGGTTTGTTTTTGGATTTCTGGTTCTCACTTGAGATAGATCAGTATGCTAAGCTCGTGGTTGATGACTCTGATGGTAGAAACCCGCGTATAGAGGCTTTTTGTTTGGATCCTAGTGTTGGGACCGATATTATGAAGGTTTTTCATTCAACGATTCATATGTCTGGTACGTTGGAGCCTCTTGAGGAGTACCGTGACTCTATTGGTCTACCTGAGGATACAAGGCTTGTTGCTTATCCTTTGCCTTTCCCACTTGATAATAGGCGCGTGTTTTTTGTTCGTGATGTTACAACAAAGTATGATGAGATAATGAAGGATAAAAAAATTATTCCACGGTTACGTAAGTATATTGTTGATATCTGTAATAGTTTTTCTAGGAACACCATGGTGTTTTACCCTAGTTTTGATATATTGTCAACTTTTTTACATGATGGCATTAAACATGATATTAAACGTGGCCTCTATGTTGAGGAGCAGGGGATGTCGCAGTCTGAGCTCATGGATATAGTATATGATTTCAAACAGTCTGGTTACAAGAAAACAAAGGCTGCTGCCATGTTTTCTGTTATTGGTGGTAGGGTTAGTGAGGGTATGGATTTCCCTGCTGAGGAGCTTGAGATAGCTGTGATTGTTGGTATACCCTATCCGAAGCCTACTGCTCGTCAGCGTGGCTTGCAACAGTATTATGAGACTAAGTTTAGGAAGGGTTGGGAGTACACGGTTGAGGCACCAACTGCTCGTAAACTCTTGCAGTCTATTGGTCGTCTTATTCGTGATGAGAATGATCGTGGTGTAGCAGTTATTCTTGATAGACGTGCACCCAGGTTCAAAAAATATATTAAGGATCTTACAGAGTCAAAAAATCTGATAAAGGATATTGATAGTTTTATGAAAAAATAA
- a CDS encoding class I SAM-dependent methyltransferase family protein — translation MIETPFDQIKKLLQKEIPLKLIDKIPDKWEKIGDVVIIKLPKELRRYRKNIGKAYAEVLSCKTALEDVSGITGVYREPNVEIIYGKKETETIHKENNIRYKLDPQKIMFSSGNMDERIRMATISNKNETVVDLFAGIGYFTLPMAVYSKPKRIFACEINPVAYKYLCDNIVLNNVTSIVQPLFGDNKETAPRNVADRVVMGYIEDTHKFLQTAIDCLKNKTGFIHYHEVCPDELFPDRPLKHINKLSEENGRKAEFVKHRYIKSYAPGVGHYVLDIKIG, via the coding sequence ATGATTGAAACACCATTTGATCAGATAAAAAAACTTCTTCAAAAAGAAATACCGTTGAAACTAATTGATAAAATCCCTGATAAATGGGAAAAAATCGGGGATGTAGTAATAATAAAATTACCAAAAGAGTTAAGAAGATATAGAAAAAACATAGGAAAAGCATACGCAGAGGTTCTTAGCTGTAAAACAGCTCTAGAAGACGTTAGTGGGATCACGGGTGTATACCGTGAGCCAAACGTTGAAATCATATATGGAAAAAAAGAAACCGAGACTATACACAAGGAAAATAACATAAGATACAAACTTGACCCGCAGAAGATAATGTTCTCATCTGGTAACATGGATGAGCGCATACGCATGGCTACGATTTCAAACAAAAACGAGACAGTCGTTGATCTCTTTGCAGGCATCGGCTATTTTACTCTGCCAATGGCTGTATACAGTAAACCAAAGAGGATTTTTGCTTGTGAAATAAACCCGGTTGCATACAAATATCTATGTGACAACATTGTGTTGAATAATGTAACCTCCATTGTTCAACCTCTTTTTGGTGACAACAAAGAAACAGCACCAAGAAACGTGGCTGATAGAGTTGTAATGGGGTATATTGAGGATACACACAAGTTTTTACAAACCGCTATAGATTGTTTGAAAAACAAAACAGGTTTTATTCATTATCATGAGGTATGCCCAGATGAACTGTTCCCAGATAGACCATTAAAACATATAAACAAGTTATCTGAAGAAAATGGTAGAAAAGCTGAGTTCGTTAAACATAGGTATATAAAATCATATGCACCTGGTGTTGGCCACTACGTACTTGACATTAAAATAGGGTGA
- a CDS encoding DUF367 family protein, with protein sequence MKEKIRLYIYHMNEDDQKKCSAKKLHRFGFAKLEKNLKKIPKHAILLSPFAEKSLSREDLPAAKKVGILAVDCSWENAESRFQELGKSYIPRALPFVLAVNPVNYGKPFKLTTLEAFAASLYILGQVDHASEILKIYSWGPNFLELNKQPLEEYRKAKNSGEVIEIMKHYI encoded by the coding sequence ATGAAAGAAAAAATCAGACTTTATATCTATCATATGAACGAGGATGACCAAAAAAAATGTAGTGCTAAAAAGCTTCATAGGTTTGGTTTTGCTAAACTTGAAAAAAACCTTAAAAAAATACCGAAACATGCAATTCTTTTGAGTCCTTTTGCTGAAAAAAGTCTTTCAAGAGAAGATTTACCAGCAGCCAAAAAAGTAGGTATCCTAGCTGTTGACTGTTCATGGGAAAACGCAGAAAGTCGTTTTCAGGAACTTGGTAAATCGTATATACCACGGGCTCTACCATTTGTTTTGGCGGTTAATCCTGTTAATTATGGTAAACCTTTTAAGTTAACGACTTTAGAGGCTTTTGCCGCCTCGCTTTACATCCTCGGTCAAGTTGATCACGCATCTGAAATTTTAAAAATATATAGTTGGGGACCAAATTTTTTAGAGTTAAATAAACAACCTCTAGAGGAATATAGGAAAGCGAAGAACAGCGGAGAGGTTATAGAAATCATGAAACATTACATATAA
- a CDS encoding CoA-binding protein, which produces MKQSLETFFKPSSIAVVGASANPTKVGHATLKNILISDYQCKLYPINPDDDEILGLKCYKKLTDVLGPIDLVLISVPAPIVPQIVRDCVIKKVKHIIIIASGFSEIGNHEGEEEIKKIVEGTGIRILGPNTMGYKNASDGLDASFVFGTPRKGNVALISQSGALGIGMIYLANNEFVGLSKIIGMGNKIDIDDDDLIDYFSRDPETKVIGLYIEGVKDGRAFMNSIKACDKPVLVVKAGKSVSGARATASHTGSMAGSDAIYSAAIKQAGGIRCRDIVELFDMAKALSVQPPAQGNRIGIITNGGGVGILLSDALEENGLVIPKLSEKTYKKIEKILPPSVKPNNPVDLAGDAGFYRYWSATQALLQDQNIDGIIVASVHAGYARPKEFTGAILKMVNQQKLHHEYKKPILGMWVGGKEFEDLVMDLKAVDVPIYPSSWRTARVMWALWQEGERIKRERQNK; this is translated from the coding sequence ATGAAGCAATCACTTGAGACTTTCTTCAAACCAAGTAGCATCGCTGTTGTTGGAGCATCAGCAAACCCTACAAAGGTTGGGCATGCTACATTAAAAAATATACTTATTTCAGATTATCAATGTAAACTCTACCCGATAAACCCAGATGATGATGAAATCCTTGGTCTTAAATGCTACAAGAAACTGACTGATGTTCTTGGCCCAATTGATCTTGTTTTAATATCTGTTCCAGCCCCTATTGTCCCACAAATTGTGAGAGACTGTGTAATAAAGAAAGTAAAACACATAATAATCATCGCATCCGGTTTCAGCGAAATAGGAAACCATGAAGGGGAAGAAGAAATAAAAAAGATTGTTGAAGGAACCGGTATTCGCATCCTAGGCCCAAACACAATGGGTTACAAGAACGCTTCAGATGGTCTTGATGCATCATTTGTTTTTGGAACACCTAGAAAAGGAAATGTGGCGTTAATAAGTCAAAGTGGAGCACTTGGCATTGGCATGATTTATCTAGCAAATAACGAGTTTGTTGGTTTATCAAAAATAATAGGCATGGGTAACAAAATCGATATTGATGATGATGATTTAATTGACTATTTTTCCAGAGACCCTGAAACAAAGGTTATAGGTTTATACATCGAAGGAGTCAAAGATGGTAGAGCTTTTATGAACAGTATAAAAGCCTGTGATAAACCAGTACTGGTTGTAAAAGCTGGAAAAAGCGTATCAGGCGCAAGAGCAACAGCATCACACACAGGCTCTATGGCTGGTAGCGACGCAATATATAGCGCTGCTATTAAACAAGCAGGCGGAATAAGATGCAGAGACATAGTAGAACTCTTTGACATGGCAAAAGCACTATCCGTGCAACCACCAGCACAAGGAAACCGCATAGGCATAATAACCAATGGTGGAGGAGTAGGAATACTTCTTAGCGACGCACTTGAAGAAAACGGTCTTGTAATACCAAAACTATCTGAAAAAACTTACAAAAAAATAGAAAAAATACTTCCGCCCTCTGTTAAACCAAACAACCCAGTTGATTTAGCAGGAGATGCAGGATTCTACAGGTACTGGTCAGCAACCCAAGCCCTTCTACAGGACCAAAACATAGATGGCATAATAGTTGCATCAGTACACGCAGGATACGCAAGACCAAAAGAGTTTACTGGCGCAATACTAAAGATGGTGAATCAACAAAAACTACATCATGAATACAAAAAACCAATACTAGGAATGTGGGTTGGTGGAAAAGAGTTTGAAGATTTAGTAATGGATTTAAAAGCAGTAGATGTTCCTATTTATCCTTCATCCTGGAGAACAGCGCGTGTGATGTGGGCGCTATGGCAAGAAGGAGAACGAATAAAAAGAGAACGACAAAATAAATAG
- a CDS encoding CDP-2,3-bis-(O-geranylgeranyl)-sn-glycerol synthase: MDYEIILQALWLILPAYIANGSAVLVGGGRPVDFGKNWRDGRRILGDGKTWRGLFAGAFVGMTGGFGLAVAAKYIAMSDFAFLNISDFEGFPLMIPIIFSLCFGALLGDMVESFFKRRIGKERGQDWFVFDQLDFIVGALFLCFFVSTIIQIFGFTSYNWFLKVFSVWHILVLLVLTPFFHIFANFVNKKLQHSKA; encoded by the coding sequence ATGGATTATGAGATAATATTGCAGGCATTGTGGCTTATTCTACCAGCATATATAGCTAATGGTAGCGCTGTTCTTGTCGGCGGCGGCAGACCTGTTGATTTCGGCAAAAATTGGAGGGATGGTAGGCGTATTCTCGGTGATGGTAAAACCTGGCGTGGTCTGTTTGCTGGAGCTTTTGTTGGCATGACAGGTGGTTTTGGTCTTGCTGTTGCAGCAAAATACATTGCTATGAGTGATTTTGCTTTCCTTAATATTAGTGATTTCGAGGGTTTTCCTCTGATGATACCGATTATTTTTTCTCTTTGTTTTGGTGCCCTGCTTGGTGATATGGTTGAAAGTTTTTTTAAAAGACGTATTGGTAAGGAGCGTGGTCAGGATTGGTTTGTTTTTGATCAGCTTGATTTTATAGTTGGTGCTTTATTTCTTTGTTTTTTTGTTAGTACGATTATACAAATTTTTGGTTTCACATCCTATAACTGGTTTCTAAAAGTTTTTTCTGTTTGGCATATCTTGGTTTTATTGGTTTTGACACCGTTTTTTCATATATTTGCTAATTTTGTTAATAAAAAACTTCAACATAGTAAAGCATAA
- a CDS encoding ArsR family transcriptional regulator: MMRTKVVNDSTDLIPLLRAFDSKTKKDIFNELLNGWKTMSEIVDKYGQDGEGALDVFDRMKLVETKWTTPEEGINGKPQKKYRSYYSAFNINISCPINEISEIFTVASLDQDEFEKLETKIYDFIGPEGKFGNMVAEKFHLSNLALKGLVKRSNKFCYKGLKLSRKE; encoded by the coding sequence ATGATGCGGACAAAGGTTGTTAATGATTCCACTGATCTTATACCCCTACTTCGGGCTTTTGATAGTAAAACAAAGAAGGATATTTTCAACGAATTATTAAACGGCTGGAAAACCATGAGCGAGATAGTTGATAAATATGGTCAGGATGGAGAGGGAGCCCTTGATGTTTTTGATAGAATGAAACTTGTTGAAACCAAATGGACTACACCTGAGGAGGGTATTAATGGTAAACCCCAGAAGAAATATAGGTCTTATTACTCTGCTTTTAACATTAACATATCCTGTCCAATTAATGAGATAAGCGAGATTTTTACTGTTGCATCTCTTGACCAAGATGAATTTGAAAAACTGGAAACAAAGATATATGATTTCATAGGACCTGAGGGTAAATTTGGTAACATGGTTGCTGAGAAATTCCATTTATCCAACCTGGCTCTTAAGGGTTTAGTAAAAAGATCTAACAAGTTCTGTTACAAGGGTTTGAAACTTAGCAGAAAGGAATAA
- a CDS encoding METTL5 family protein, whose product MMKKKQLEILLQKIPIPEKPVPSLEQYMTPATIASDIIFTAYQLGDIKDKTIIDLGCGTGIFSVGAHLMGAKKVIGYDIDKNLIQTAKEYAKTNKLDIEFLVKNVKEVDTQCDTILMNPPFGAQKSNEKADRAFIEKGFEISNVIYSLHLADTILFLEKMISSLGGRITFQKNYLFPIKWMFDFHKKKVKEYKTVLLRIETK is encoded by the coding sequence ATGATGAAAAAGAAACAACTAGAAATCCTACTACAAAAAATACCAATACCAGAAAAACCTGTCCCCAGCCTAGAACAATACATGACACCAGCAACAATAGCATCAGACATAATATTCACAGCATATCAACTAGGGGACATAAAAGATAAAACAATTATAGACCTAGGATGCGGCACAGGCATATTCTCAGTAGGCGCCCACCTAATGGGAGCAAAAAAAGTAATAGGATATGACATAGACAAAAACCTCATACAAACAGCCAAAGAATACGCAAAAACAAACAAACTTGACATAGAATTTCTAGTAAAAAATGTAAAAGAAGTTGATACCCAATGTGACACCATCTTGATGAACCCACCCTTTGGCGCACAAAAAAGCAACGAAAAAGCAGACAGAGCATTCATTGAAAAAGGATTCGAAATATCCAATGTAATATATTCCCTCCATCTAGCAGATACAATTCTTTTCTTAGAAAAAATGATTTCATCACTGGGTGGAAGAATAACATTTCAAAAAAATTATTTGTTCCCAATAAAATGGATGTTTGATTTTCATAAAAAAAAAGTAAAAGAATACAAAACAGTTTTACTGAGAATTGAAACAAAATAA
- a CDS encoding uL15m family ribosomal protein gives MAKTKTKKFRGKRTFGRGKKSGRGAGLRGGRGNAGLHKHKHMRMIKYMPDHFGAYGFKRPKGTVKKDKIINIGQLEELFPKKKEINLTEEGFDKLLGGGGVNSSLMIKVESASQRAVEKIKEKGGEVILPEIQKEPKKEEK, from the coding sequence TTGGCTAAAACAAAAACAAAGAAATTCAGAGGAAAACGAACTTTCGGCAGAGGAAAAAAGAGTGGTAGAGGTGCTGGTTTAAGAGGCGGCAGAGGCAACGCTGGTCTCCATAAACATAAACATATGCGCATGATAAAATACATGCCTGATCATTTTGGCGCCTATGGTTTTAAAAGACCAAAAGGTACTGTTAAAAAAGATAAGATAATAAATATCGGTCAGCTTGAAGAATTGTTTCCTAAGAAAAAAGAGATAAATCTCACAGAAGAAGGTTTTGATAAATTGTTAGGCGGTGGTGGTGTTAACAGTAGTCTCATGATAAAAGTAGAAAGTGCATCACAAAGGGCTGTAGAAAAAATCAAAGAAAAGGGTGGAGAAGTAATATTACCAGAAATACAGAAAGAACCTAAGAAAGAAGAAAAATAA
- the secY gene encoding preprotein translocase subunit SecY: MAEEKKSRLFALKPIIERWPAVSKPEGHVPFRTKILWTVTCLILYYILTQIMIYGLHGDVIDLFAGYRFIMAGASGSIMHLGIGPIVTASIILQLFVGAKIIKLDLTKDEDKGIYQGVQKILVIVMILVEAIPQVFGYLRPSGSVELGTGLYGLVGSGWAEVIIIVQLFMGAMLVFFMDELISKWGIGSGISLFIAAGVSESIFYGLFNWLPASSKDVLSLSNPPAGVIPGTYYMATQMSLSDMMSYGYEYMFIGQVNSIVALIGTIFIFFIVVYAESSRIELPLAHEKVRGARGRYPIRLIYASNIPVILMAALLANINMFAFLFYTNPTLKNIPFIGGQGWIGAYDITSSNPSHPLYGGAWYLSNPNGVGSWLLPILQGGYGGHAAWQFALKIIIYLAVMLIGSILFAKFWIETTDMGASAVAKQIQDSGMQIPGFRRDPRILTKVLERYIPVVTVIGGAAVGALAAFADMIGTLGNASGTGVLLTVGIMIQLYEQIAKEQAMEMHPVLRGFFGNE, encoded by the coding sequence ATGGCAGAGGAGAAGAAAAGCCGGCTGTTTGCTTTAAAACCAATTATTGAGAGATGGCCTGCTGTCTCTAAACCTGAGGGGCATGTTCCTTTTAGGACTAAGATTCTTTGGACTGTTACTTGTCTTATTCTTTATTATATTTTAACACAGATTATGATTTATGGCCTTCATGGTGATGTGATCGATCTTTTCGCTGGTTATCGTTTCATCATGGCAGGTGCATCTGGTTCAATAATGCATCTTGGTATAGGTCCTATTGTCACAGCATCGATTATTCTTCAGTTGTTTGTTGGTGCAAAAATCATTAAACTTGATCTCACAAAAGATGAGGACAAAGGGATTTATCAGGGTGTACAGAAGATACTTGTTATAGTGATGATACTTGTTGAGGCTATTCCGCAAGTATTCGGATACTTACGACCGTCGGGAAGTGTCGAATTAGGAACTGGTCTTTATGGACTGGTTGGATCAGGATGGGCTGAGGTAATTATAATTGTACAATTATTCATGGGTGCAATGCTTGTATTTTTTATGGATGAACTTATTTCAAAATGGGGTATTGGCTCTGGTATATCCTTGTTTATTGCTGCTGGTGTCTCAGAATCTATATTCTATGGTTTGTTTAACTGGTTACCTGCAAGCAGTAAAGACGTCTTGAGTTTGTCCAACCCGCCTGCCGGTGTTATCCCTGGTACCTATTATATGGCAACACAAATGAGCCTCAGCGACATGATGAGTTATGGTTATGAGTATATGTTTATCGGCCAAGTAAATTCCATTGTAGCACTTATCGGAACCATATTCATATTCTTCATAGTCGTATATGCTGAGTCTTCTCGTATTGAGTTACCTCTTGCTCATGAAAAAGTCAGAGGAGCACGTGGACGTTATCCGATACGGTTGATATATGCATCAAACATACCTGTTATTTTAATGGCAGCTTTACTCGCAAACATAAACATGTTCGCATTCCTATTCTACACAAACCCTACACTCAAAAATATACCTTTTATCGGAGGGCAAGGTTGGATTGGGGCATACGATATAACCTCGAGTAACCCATCACACCCACTGTATGGCGGAGCGTGGTATCTCTCGAACCCGAATGGAGTAGGCAGCTGGCTTCTGCCTATACTCCAAGGAGGATACGGTGGACACGCTGCATGGCAGTTTGCACTGAAAATAATAATATATCTCGCGGTAATGTTAATCGGTTCTATACTGTTCGCTAAATTCTGGATTGAGACAACAGATATGGGCGCCTCTGCTGTAGCAAAACAAATACAAGACTCAGGCATGCAAATACCTGGTTTCAGACGAGACCCGAGGATACTAACAAAGGTACTAGAGAGATACATACCGGTTGTAACAGTAATAGGTGGTGCAGCTGTGGGAGCGCTCGCAGCATTCGCAGACATGATCGGTACACTAGGTAATGCCAGTGGTACTGGTGTACTACTGACTGTCGGCATAATGATACAACTCTACGAACAAATAGCTAAAGAACAAGCAATGGAGATGCACCCAGTGCTAAGAGGATTCTTCGGAAACGAATAA
- a CDS encoding adenylate kinase has product MGIIVVTGIPGVGKTTVMQKAAEGMDIKFVTFGTVMIDIAKEMKLVKDRDEMRKLTLEQQKKLQIKTAEKVAKMKNVIVDTHCTVKTPKGYMPGLPEWVIKKLNPTAIVIVEADPEEIYNRRAKDTTRSRDPDTVEQIAEHQQINRAAAMAYAALTGATVKIIFNHDNALDEAVKQASPVLK; this is encoded by the coding sequence ATGGGAATTATTGTTGTTACAGGAATACCAGGCGTTGGAAAAACAACTGTTATGCAAAAAGCAGCTGAGGGAATGGACATAAAATTCGTTACATTCGGAACAGTAATGATAGACATAGCAAAAGAAATGAAACTAGTAAAAGATAGAGACGAAATGAGAAAACTAACACTAGAGCAACAAAAAAAACTACAAATCAAAACAGCAGAGAAAGTAGCAAAAATGAAAAACGTAATAGTAGACACTCACTGCACAGTAAAAACCCCAAAGGGCTATATGCCTGGTTTACCAGAGTGGGTTATTAAAAAACTGAACCCAACAGCTATAGTAATAGTTGAAGCAGACCCAGAGGAGATATACAACCGTAGAGCAAAAGATACAACCAGGAGCAGAGATCCTGATACAGTAGAACAAATAGCTGAACACCAACAGATAAACAGGGCAGCTGCTATGGCTTATGCTGCTTTAACAGGCGCAACAGTAAAAATTATTTTTAACCATGATAATGCTTTAGATGAGGCTGTAAAACAGGCTTCGCCTGTATTAAAATAA
- a CDS encoding EMC3/TMCO1 family protein, which translates to MDDRAQGSTFLYMMMFLLVMFVMMSFGQVLGYYFGLVLQPVIGFDGNCPLLTIFLAGLIVVFLSSLLTNLLTDWRKMAHSQEISKAFQKEMASASKNRDMNKIAKLRKIQPEIMRRQTEASSGSMKSMVFLAIFIWPIFIWLQNFLRGLPYFYFTVPWANQVSFFSYPVLWQAWLWIYLITSMLFGHIIRQGLKWISLSDWWRNIRRKTKPSAM; encoded by the coding sequence ATGGATGATAGAGCACAAGGAAGCACATTCCTATACATGATGATGTTTTTACTTGTAATGTTTGTTATGATGAGTTTTGGTCAAGTGCTTGGTTATTATTTTGGGCTTGTTCTTCAACCAGTTATTGGTTTCGATGGAAACTGTCCTCTTTTGACAATATTTCTTGCTGGGCTGATAGTGGTTTTTCTTTCATCACTACTCACAAATCTTCTTACTGATTGGAGAAAAATGGCTCATTCACAAGAAATATCAAAAGCATTTCAGAAAGAGATGGCATCTGCGAGTAAAAACCGTGATATGAACAAGATAGCTAAGCTTAGGAAGATACAACCTGAGATAATGAGAAGACAAACTGAGGCGTCCAGTGGTTCAATGAAATCCATGGTTTTTCTTGCAATATTTATATGGCCTATTTTTATTTGGCTGCAAAATTTCCTAAGAGGTTTACCTTATTTTTATTTCACTGTACCATGGGCTAATCAAGTCTCATTTTTTTCTTACCCGGTTTTATGGCAAGCATGGTTATGGATATATCTTATAACTTCCATGTTGTTTGGGCATATCATAAGACAGGGGCTTAAATGGATTAGTTTGTCTGACTGGTGGAGAAATATAAGAAGGAAAACTAAGCCCTCTGCAATGTAA